In [Leptolyngbya] sp. PCC 7376, a genomic segment contains:
- a CDS encoding DUF6602 domain-containing protein → MTTISQLLNNIGSDLVTEFGRIKEADHPGEKGSIGETTSRQRLEKTLPQYIKVSTGFVLDSFSSKSRQMDIVLHESSCPSFDLGAGDDYSYFPCESVAAVGEVKTSLGKDELEDAYAKIESAKCLSRSLGRNSYRKYGSTAAIIADHSNCLDPSNIQFQTLGFILCGSLKVKPDTTLSHLVELDQTVDPHHRPSLLVSINQGIFARVRDNQIILDGYQCQQWAYVNFEADNFSYLVKTLTTHITNGTTIAEQPILRYLPQFNEFDAISMIDC, encoded by the coding sequence ATGACTACAATTTCACAATTATTGAACAATATCGGTAGCGACTTAGTAACTGAGTTTGGACGTATCAAAGAGGCTGATCATCCAGGAGAAAAGGGTTCCATAGGAGAAACAACATCTCGGCAACGATTAGAAAAAACTCTTCCACAATATATTAAGGTCTCTACCGGTTTTGTATTAGATAGTTTCTCATCTAAATCCAGACAAATGGACATAGTTTTACATGAGTCTTCTTGCCCTTCGTTCGATCTAGGTGCAGGTGATGACTACTCTTATTTTCCATGCGAAAGTGTCGCTGCTGTTGGTGAAGTTAAAACCTCTTTAGGAAAAGATGAATTAGAAGATGCGTATGCAAAGATAGAATCAGCGAAATGCTTATCACGCAGTCTAGGTCGTAATTCTTACAGGAAGTATGGATCAACAGCGGCTATTATTGCAGACCATAGCAATTGTTTGGATCCGTCAAATATTCAATTTCAAACACTAGGCTTTATTCTATGTGGGTCTCTAAAGGTTAAACCAGATACAACATTATCTCACCTTGTTGAACTAGATCAAACAGTAGATCCTCATCATAGACCATCATTATTAGTTTCTATCAATCAAGGAATATTTGCCCGCGTGAGAGATAATCAAATAATCTTGGATGGTTATCAATGCCAGCAATGGGCTTATGTTAATTTTGAAGCCGATAATTTTTCGTATTTAGTGAAGACTTTAACAACACATATTACAAATGGAACAACAATCGCAGAGCAACCTATTTTACGATATCTACCACAATTTAATGAATTTGATGCAATCAGTATGATCGATTGCTAG
- a CDS encoding MSMEG_0569 family flavin-dependent oxidoreductase, which produces MDSHYSVIIVGGGQAGLSLSYLLKQQNIRHIIFEKNKIGHAWQNQRWDSFCLVTPNWQCRLPGFPYAGGDDQGFMQKEKIVQYLQDYVAFFNPPIREGVGVTRLAQRSPSGFEVTTSDGVYTADQVVIATGGYHKPKIPAIASQLPETIQQLHSVNYKNPESLPDNILIVGTGQSGCQIAEDLHLAGKTVHLATGSAPRAPRRYRGKDVVEWLELMGYYDLPIDEHPQKDKVRHKTNHYVTGRDGGREIDLRKFALEGMNLYGRLETIQDGQFTFADDLKANLDQADATVARIKKNIDDYIESKNLDAPTEEPYQPVWEPENPSQSIAVSDVDAIIWSTGFHFNYGWVDLPAFDELGEPVHERGVSELDGLYFLGLPWLYTWGSGRFSGVARDAEYLAGKISQKIPALF; this is translated from the coding sequence ATGGATAGTCATTACTCAGTAATTATTGTTGGTGGTGGACAGGCAGGTTTATCGCTTAGTTATCTGCTGAAACAACAAAATATCCGTCACATTATCTTTGAAAAAAATAAGATTGGTCATGCGTGGCAAAATCAGCGTTGGGATTCTTTTTGTCTCGTTACTCCCAACTGGCAATGTCGTTTGCCGGGTTTTCCCTACGCTGGTGGTGATGACCAAGGTTTTATGCAGAAGGAGAAAATTGTCCAATATCTCCAAGACTATGTGGCATTTTTTAATCCGCCGATTCGGGAAGGGGTTGGCGTCACTCGATTAGCCCAGCGATCGCCCTCTGGTTTTGAAGTGACAACGAGTGATGGGGTTTATACCGCTGACCAAGTAGTGATTGCGACGGGAGGATATCATAAGCCAAAAATTCCGGCGATCGCCTCTCAACTGCCCGAAACGATCCAACAACTCCATTCGGTTAACTACAAAAATCCAGAATCTTTACCCGACAACATTTTGATTGTGGGAACAGGTCAATCGGGCTGTCAGATTGCCGAAGATCTTCACCTCGCAGGCAAAACTGTTCACCTTGCGACAGGTAGTGCGCCCCGTGCCCCTCGCCGATATCGCGGCAAAGATGTGGTGGAATGGCTGGAACTGATGGGCTATTACGATTTGCCGATTGATGAGCATCCTCAGAAAGATAAAGTGCGCCACAAAACCAATCACTATGTCACTGGCCGGGATGGTGGTCGCGAAATCGATTTGCGTAAGTTTGCCCTAGAGGGAATGAATCTCTATGGCCGACTCGAAACAATCCAAGATGGGCAATTCACCTTTGCAGATGATCTAAAAGCCAATCTCGATCAAGCCGATGCTACAGTTGCCCGCATCAAAAAAAATATTGATGACTATATCGAATCCAAGAATTTAGACGCACCAACAGAAGAGCCATATCAGCCTGTTTGGGAACCTGAAAATCCTTCCCAATCAATTGCCGTAAGTGATGTTGATGCCATCATTTGGTCTACCGGTTTTCACTTCAACTATGGCTGGGTTGATTTGCCCGCATTTGACGAGTTGGGTGAGCCAGTCCATGAACGCGGTGTTAGTGAATTAGATGGCTTATATTTCCTCGGCCTACCTTGGCTCTATACATGGGGTTCCGGTCGTTTCTCCGGCGTTGCCCGCGACGCTGAATATTTAGCTGGAAAAATCTCACAAAAAATTCCGGCGTTGTTTTAA
- a CDS encoding MSMEG_0572/Sll0783 family nitrogen starvation response protein codes for MPEVQFPSYKAGDYLVDYEEKVFPDVQAEPGEKALVTFHTVAFEGSIGLVNLLQASRLMKKGFETSVLLYGPGVTLGVQRGFPKLGDEAFPGHMAMNNRVEKLIADGAKVYACRFALQALYGHGEPSLIPGITPINPLDVLDIVLMHRKDGAFILDTWTM; via the coding sequence ATGCCAGAGGTACAATTTCCCTCCTACAAAGCTGGTGATTATCTTGTAGATTATGAGGAAAAAGTTTTCCCAGATGTTCAAGCAGAACCTGGTGAAAAAGCACTTGTTACATTTCACACAGTGGCATTTGAAGGGTCTATTGGATTAGTCAATTTGTTGCAAGCAAGTCGTCTCATGAAAAAGGGCTTTGAGACTTCTGTATTGCTCTATGGTCCCGGTGTTACGCTCGGTGTTCAGCGTGGTTTCCCGAAGCTGGGTGATGAGGCTTTCCCTGGTCATATGGCAATGAATAATCGTGTCGAAAAACTGATTGCTGACGGCGCGAAAGTTTATGCTTGCCGCTTTGCATTGCAGGCACTGTACGGTCATGGTGAGCCTTCTCTAATTCCCGGAATTACACCGATCAATCCCCTTGATGTTTTGGATATTGTTCTAATGCACCGTAAAGATGGCGCATTCATTCTTGATACTTGGACGATGTAA
- a CDS encoding Nit6803 family nitrilase → MLDYSRKIRAAAAQISPVLFSQDGTTEKVLGAIAEAAAEGVELIVFPETFVPYYPYFSFIEPPVLMGKSHLKLYEEAVTVPGKVTEAIAQAAKAHSMVVVLGVNERDGGSLYNTQLIFDADGQLILKRRKITPTYHERMVWGQGDGAGLKTVDSAAGRIGALACWEHYNPLARYALMTQQEQIHCGQFPGSMVGQVFADQMEVTMRHHALESGCFVINSTGWLTPEQKLQITDNEKMHKALSGGCYTAIISPEGKHLCDPIREGEGLAIAELDFSLITKRKRMMDSVGHYARPDLLQLQLNAQAWSTMQTSAAPVVMPEMPLTEEPPSENGTQKKPEFNFQPLT, encoded by the coding sequence ATGCTCGATTACTCTCGAAAGATTCGTGCAGCAGCGGCACAAATTAGTCCTGTTTTATTTAGTCAGGATGGCACAACTGAAAAGGTTCTCGGGGCGATCGCCGAAGCAGCGGCAGAAGGGGTTGAGCTAATCGTTTTCCCGGAAACATTTGTGCCCTATTATCCTTATTTTTCATTTATTGAGCCGCCAGTTTTGATGGGGAAAAGCCATCTAAAACTCTATGAGGAAGCGGTAACTGTACCGGGGAAAGTCACTGAGGCGATCGCCCAAGCCGCAAAAGCCCACAGCATGGTGGTTGTGCTGGGAGTCAACGAACGGGATGGCGGCTCTCTCTACAACACCCAATTAATTTTTGATGCCGACGGACAGCTCATTCTTAAGCGTCGCAAAATTACGCCGACCTACCACGAACGAATGGTTTGGGGACAGGGGGATGGCGCTGGTTTAAAAACTGTGGATTCGGCAGCGGGACGTATAGGAGCTTTGGCCTGTTGGGAGCATTACAATCCCTTGGCGCGCTATGCCCTAATGACTCAGCAAGAACAGATTCATTGTGGTCAATTTCCCGGCTCGATGGTTGGTCAAGTGTTTGCCGATCAGATGGAAGTGACCATGCGCCACCATGCTTTGGAATCGGGTTGCTTTGTCATTAATTCGACCGGTTGGCTAACGCCCGAACAAAAGTTGCAAATCACCGATAACGAAAAGATGCACAAAGCCCTCAGTGGTGGGTGTTATACCGCCATTATTAGCCCTGAAGGTAAGCATCTCTGTGATCCCATTCGTGAGGGTGAAGGATTGGCGATCGCCGAATTAGATTTTTCGTTGATTACGAAGCGCAAACGCATGATGGATTCGGTGGGACATTATGCCCGTCCAGACCTACTGCAATTGCAACTTAACGCTCAGGCTTGGTCAACGATGCAGACATCGGCCGCACCAGTGGTGATGCCAGAAATGCCGCTCACGGAAGAACCCCCCTCTGAAAATGGCACCCAAAAGAAACCTGAATTTAATTTCCAGCCGTTGACCTAG
- a CDS encoding MSMEG_0568 family radical SAM protein: MNKQRLITELQSKGLQLVDSTAPMGRKGGAGPSDHRAVTVDGTTVMVPIYNSTARRSPYNLELKPTAKTVSLKEDETDIAEVSLPSTPKFYDLKTADGIPYNKIALLHSKNVLATTVQQTCMRYRDESTVCQFCAIEKSLDAGQTIARKTPEQLAEVVEAAVRLDGIEQVIMTTGTPNSGDRGAAYLTKCAAAIKAAVDIPIQAQCEPPDDFVWFEKLKAAGVDSLGMHLEAVEPEVRAKIMPGKAEVPVSYYYEAYEAAVKVFGWGQVSTYLLAGLGDSFDALVEASEKLVNIGVYPFVVPFVPISNTPLANHPAPDTDFMFALYQKVGALIRDSNISSAEMKAGCAKCGACSALSTFEN, encoded by the coding sequence ATGAATAAACAGCGTCTCATTACAGAACTCCAATCCAAGGGTTTGCAACTGGTCGACTCGACAGCCCCAATGGGACGCAAAGGTGGTGCAGGGCCTTCGGATCATCGCGCGGTAACGGTTGATGGTACGACGGTGATGGTTCCCATTTACAACTCAACAGCCCGGCGATCGCCCTACAACCTTGAGCTAAAGCCGACCGCAAAAACCGTTTCCCTCAAGGAAGATGAGACAGACATTGCAGAGGTTTCTTTACCCAGTACACCAAAGTTTTACGATCTCAAAACCGCTGACGGCATTCCCTACAACAAGATTGCCTTACTCCACAGCAAAAATGTTCTGGCGACGACGGTGCAGCAAACCTGTATGCGTTATCGCGATGAATCCACTGTTTGTCAGTTCTGCGCCATTGAAAAATCCCTAGATGCAGGTCAAACGATCGCCCGCAAAACCCCAGAGCAATTAGCGGAAGTTGTAGAAGCCGCAGTCAGACTCGATGGCATTGAACAGGTCATCATGACGACCGGAACTCCTAATTCAGGCGATCGCGGGGCGGCTTATCTCACGAAATGTGCGGCGGCCATCAAAGCGGCAGTTGATATTCCGATTCAGGCGCAATGTGAACCCCCCGATGATTTTGTGTGGTTCGAGAAATTGAAAGCAGCTGGTGTGGATAGTTTGGGGATGCACCTAGAGGCTGTCGAACCAGAAGTTCGCGCCAAAATCATGCCGGGTAAAGCGGAAGTTCCAGTGTCTTATTACTACGAAGCTTACGAAGCAGCCGTGAAAGTTTTCGGTTGGGGACAGGTGAGTACTTATCTTTTAGCGGGTTTGGGAGATAGTTTTGATGCTTTGGTCGAGGCCAGCGAGAAACTTGTAAACATTGGTGTTTATCCCTTTGTTGTGCCGTTTGTGCCGATTTCCAATACGCCCCTCGCCAATCACCCAGCGCCGGATACCGATTTCATGTTTGCGTTATATCAAAAAGTTGGGGCTTTAATTCGTGACTCCAATATTTCTTCCGCCGAGATGAAAGCAGGTTGCGCCAAATGTGGTGCTTGCTCGGCGCTATCAACCTTTGAGAACTAA
- a CDS encoding MSMEG_0567/Sll0786 family nitrogen starvation N-acetyltransferase: protein MSRARYQFELAQSEQEIRDYFAVRRAIFCEEQQIFSGHDIDDIDQYAFPIVALDTEMNNQVAGIVRIYESEPNVWYGGRLGVSMDYRRAGRLGKGLIYKAVTTAHGWGCTKFLATVQLQNVRFFKRQHWHSLEEISICDRPHHLMEADLDFYPPAENERPQLDLSMWQAS, encoded by the coding sequence ATGTCTAGAGCACGATATCAATTTGAGTTAGCGCAGTCGGAACAGGAAATCCGAGATTATTTCGCTGTACGCAGAGCAATTTTCTGTGAAGAACAACAGATTTTTTCAGGTCATGATATTGATGACATTGACCAATATGCGTTTCCGATTGTGGCGCTAGATACCGAGATGAACAATCAGGTGGCGGGCATTGTTCGCATCTATGAAAGTGAACCGAATGTTTGGTATGGCGGACGTTTGGGCGTGAGCATGGATTATCGACGGGCTGGCCGTTTAGGCAAAGGCTTGATTTACAAGGCAGTGACCACAGCCCATGGATGGGGATGCACAAAATTTTTGGCGACGGTCCAACTCCAAAATGTGCGCTTCTTTAAACGACAACATTGGCATTCCCTAGAGGAAATCTCTATCTGCGATCGCCCCCACCATTTAATGGAAGCAGATTTAGACTTTTATCCCCCCGCTGAGAATGAGCGACCCCAATTAGACTTGTCGATGTGGCAAGCATCATAG
- a CDS encoding sll0787 family AIR synthase-like protein, with protein MDLGELVAELRQTLGILHKRDIQVASRQFQTRFTADKQAIRLGDDSAAIPDGDGYLLLAAEGMSSDLIAMDPWFAGWCSVLVNVSDIYAMGGRPIAVVDALWSQSSDQAQQIWQGMQTASERFNVPIVGGHTNTHSQYDALGVAILGRAKSLITSFDAQVGDRLLLVTNFQGKPRPNLPYCWDAAIMTDSATLQKHWDLLPKLAEAGLCRAGKDVSMGGIIGTTLMLLETSNVGATLDLDAIPCPEGLDFLQWLLSFPSYGFLLSVHPDNLEAVRVEFHNAGLVAEAIATIHPGNSLALKLGTDSQEFWNLNQNPLTGFTGEI; from the coding sequence ATGGATTTAGGTGAGTTAGTTGCGGAGTTGCGGCAAACCTTAGGCATTCTCCATAAGCGAGATATTCAGGTGGCTTCGCGACAATTTCAAACGCGATTTACCGCTGATAAGCAAGCGATTCGGTTAGGCGATGATAGCGCGGCAATTCCTGATGGTGATGGCTATTTGCTATTGGCTGCAGAAGGAATGTCATCCGATTTAATCGCGATGGATCCTTGGTTTGCGGGTTGGTGCAGTGTCCTCGTAAATGTCAGTGATATCTATGCCATGGGTGGCCGGCCGATCGCCGTGGTGGATGCCCTTTGGAGTCAATCTTCTGACCAAGCCCAACAAATTTGGCAGGGAATGCAGACCGCTTCCGAGCGTTTTAATGTGCCCATTGTCGGCGGTCATACCAATACCCACAGTCAATATGATGCGCTGGGTGTGGCGATTCTCGGTCGCGCCAAATCCTTAATTACTAGCTTTGATGCTCAGGTGGGCGATCGCCTATTACTGGTCACAAACTTTCAAGGAAAACCACGACCCAACCTTCCCTATTGCTGGGATGCTGCGATTATGACCGATTCTGCAACATTGCAAAAACACTGGGATTTATTACCGAAGTTAGCTGAAGCAGGCTTATGTCGAGCAGGAAAAGATGTGAGTATGGGCGGCATTATTGGGACAACTTTGATGTTGCTGGAAACGTCTAATGTTGGTGCAACTTTAGATCTAGACGCTATTCCTTGCCCGGAAGGTTTAGATTTTTTGCAATGGCTGCTCAGTTTTCCAAGTTATGGATTTTTGCTCAGTGTGCATCCCGATAATCTTGAAGCCGTCCGAGTAGAATTTCACAATGCTGGTTTAGTTGCAGAGGCGATCGCCACGATACATCCCGGAAACTCTCTCGCCCTTAAACTAGGCACTGACTCGCAAGAATTTTGGAATCTCAACCAAAACCCCCTCACCGGATTTACAGGAGAAATTTAA
- a CDS encoding MSMEG_0570 family nitrogen starvation response protein, with product MPEVTFDIVWPDGSQEQFYSPSTVVNQYFQTGKTYELQDFVRRSQESLNLASERVRQRYGSPCSMAIAQLRKIETKAVQFDEAAAQVKIL from the coding sequence ATGCCCGAAGTTACCTTTGATATCGTTTGGCCTGATGGTTCACAGGAGCAATTTTATTCGCCGTCTACCGTCGTGAATCAATATTTTCAAACTGGCAAAACCTATGAACTCCAAGATTTTGTGCGGCGATCGCAGGAATCATTAAACCTCGCTAGCGAGAGAGTCCGACAACGTTACGGTAGTCCCTGTTCCATGGCGATCGCCCAACTCCGAAAAATTGAAACAAAGGCTGTTCAATTTGACGAGGCGGCGGCACAAGTAAAAATTCTTTAG
- a CDS encoding serine/threonine-protein kinase translates to MTSGIPCYCINPRCPDRQNQFGFQQKDCFACGTPLVIQPHNLLLREPIYGFGEDTNSEIFTVESLNFTGADYPQLIKILRPNAGAIAERLFQQEGEILSQLRGYAVPNVEPQPYFQVAFTHSHTKRRKESLHCLVMEHIQGQSLDNLLQQSGKLPTAQVIDWLRQLAQLLLTIHNQNIIHRDIKPANIIVREQKGFPHGELVLIDFGTARRSTITYLEKVAGDRQMTRIMSAGYAAPEQCLGKYTFQSDLYGVGQTIMHLLSGIHPCDQKYENLDWKTLIPQASLRRLLLHLTQPQPEKRIKSAASLLNEVSRIINLIDSHPLQAWFSLHKRHVMKGAVIACGLTFLLPISIKTGASLLPSVQLNEAAFAAYELGQYRSAFWLYSMVRDKNDPDYHALAAYGMARSQEDLNNHNIAITYYKEAIALGKDQSKVTCRATADLGHLFLMRGDQNNALNYLNQALNCTDEAKTKAAIQRHLAAIHHDAGHRQAAQSYLSNAFEIDDSHTIGLCLQQLFDEVHGKTAVPKSPAVDCLFFE, encoded by the coding sequence ATGACCAGCGGCATACCTTGTTACTGCATTAATCCCCGCTGCCCAGACCGACAAAATCAATTTGGTTTTCAGCAGAAAGACTGTTTTGCTTGCGGTACGCCTTTGGTTATTCAGCCTCATAATCTGCTGCTGCGGGAACCGATCTATGGCTTCGGAGAGGATACGAATAGCGAAATTTTCACGGTAGAAAGTCTAAATTTTACTGGGGCTGATTATCCGCAACTGATCAAGATTTTACGGCCTAATGCGGGGGCGATCGCCGAACGACTTTTTCAGCAGGAAGGAGAAATCCTCAGCCAATTACGGGGTTATGCAGTGCCTAATGTTGAACCTCAGCCTTACTTTCAAGTAGCTTTTACTCACTCCCACACCAAGCGCCGCAAAGAATCTCTCCACTGTCTAGTAATGGAGCATATTCAGGGGCAATCCCTCGACAATCTTTTACAACAATCTGGCAAACTGCCAACGGCACAAGTTATTGATTGGTTACGCCAGCTGGCTCAACTTTTACTGACTATCCACAACCAAAATATTATTCACCGCGATATCAAACCTGCCAATATCATCGTCAGAGAACAAAAAGGGTTTCCCCATGGCGAATTGGTCTTAATTGATTTTGGGACAGCACGACGAAGTACGATCACCTATCTCGAAAAAGTAGCAGGCGATCGCCAAATGACACGGATTATGTCAGCGGGTTATGCCGCCCCAGAACAATGTCTCGGCAAGTACACCTTTCAATCGGATCTGTATGGGGTGGGTCAAACGATAATGCACCTTTTATCCGGCATTCATCCCTGCGACCAAAAATACGAGAACTTAGATTGGAAGACTCTCATTCCCCAAGCGTCTTTACGACGTTTGCTGTTACATCTCACTCAACCCCAACCGGAAAAACGAATCAAAAGTGCGGCTAGTTTGCTGAATGAAGTAAGTCGTATCATTAATCTCATCGACAGCCATCCTCTACAAGCCTGGTTTAGTCTTCATAAACGTCATGTTATGAAGGGTGCGGTGATCGCCTGTGGATTAACTTTTCTATTACCCATTAGCATCAAAACCGGAGCATCTCTGTTGCCTAGTGTCCAACTCAATGAAGCAGCTTTTGCAGCTTATGAATTAGGACAATATCGCAGTGCATTTTGGCTTTATTCTATGGTGCGAGATAAAAATGATCCTGATTACCATGCCCTTGCAGCCTATGGCATGGCGAGGTCACAAGAAGATCTGAACAATCACAATATAGCGATCACCTATTACAAAGAGGCGATCGCCCTTGGGAAAGATCAAAGTAAAGTCACTTGTCGCGCAACAGCGGATTTAGGCCATTTATTTCTCATGCGCGGTGACCAAAATAATGCACTAAATTATTTAAATCAGGCATTAAATTGCACCGATGAAGCTAAAACAAAAGCTGCTATCCAGCGTCATCTTGCAGCCATTCACCATGATGCAGGGCACAGACAAGCAGCTCAGTCTTATCTATCCAACGCTTTTGAGATAGACGATAGTCACACTATAGGTTTATGTTTGCAGCAATTATTTGATGAAGTGCACGGAAAAACCGCAGTACCCAAAAGCCCTGCGGTTGATTGCTTATTTTTTGAATAG
- a CDS encoding AAA family ATPase, whose protein sequence is MTNTTYLKFCVWLCQRSGKPALGGLEQKILAEALAGKKLKDIDIEGFSSHYIGRVVAPNLWKTLSDCCEQRVGIRRLKLVLDQTYSQLTPSERTGILAVPTKINLDDKGTDPQGQPEQSGLYDSSPCPVVKDELYNHESTFSTLKHLIEENYHSLIFVYGAVGIGKTSLVSQLLTDFVRIPVVWCNLSEQDKFEENIASIRNYWDFPVSSSGAIASLCDYLQQHPVLLVFDQWESLFAEDELSGTYQQQHQQYAQLLDELAKRSLAGRVMVLSSTITPSMKTLNVAEKLVVNFQIPDLNHDEAKKILREYDIKDQELWLGFIRTYNGNPLHLRLLCSAIREWHGASIARFQQQNTVIGGDTLRDILRQLTEPVTEFEKKILNWLMLWGQPINLPQLQDYFVDKVTFPTQVWDAIRSLERRFLLDKSNNTELPILKLKPSIHRYLMQEFVQGYCEELWVAIAAGYELAELRLLRDYQLIINGTMPKTIETVPPVIAAILKGLRQKSGSDDRLNFHLDQLTLATQANPSLCQPHGLFNLNLLSQSANLLVPSI, encoded by the coding sequence ATGACCAACACAACTTATCTCAAATTTTGCGTTTGGCTATGTCAACGATCAGGGAAACCAGCCTTAGGGGGACTTGAGCAAAAAATTCTTGCGGAAGCCCTTGCAGGGAAAAAGCTCAAAGACATTGATATAGAGGGGTTTTCATCCCATTATATTGGCCGGGTTGTCGCGCCAAATCTCTGGAAAACCCTTAGCGATTGTTGTGAACAGCGGGTCGGAATTCGTCGACTCAAACTGGTTCTCGACCAAACTTATAGTCAGCTAACCCCCAGCGAACGGACAGGGATTTTAGCAGTACCCACGAAAATCAACCTTGATGATAAGGGTACAGATCCGCAAGGACAACCAGAACAATCTGGACTATATGACAGTAGTCCTTGTCCAGTTGTTAAAGATGAACTTTATAACCATGAATCCACGTTTTCTACACTTAAGCATCTCATCGAAGAAAATTATCATTCGCTGATTTTTGTATACGGAGCAGTGGGAATTGGCAAAACGTCTCTGGTGAGTCAGTTATTGACAGACTTTGTGCGTATTCCAGTTGTCTGGTGCAACTTGAGTGAGCAAGATAAGTTTGAAGAAAATATCGCCTCCATTCGCAATTATTGGGATTTTCCAGTTTCTTCCAGCGGGGCGATCGCCTCATTATGTGATTACTTGCAGCAGCATCCTGTTTTATTGGTGTTTGACCAATGGGAATCGCTCTTCGCTGAAGATGAATTATCTGGGACATATCAGCAGCAACATCAGCAATATGCTCAATTATTAGACGAGCTAGCAAAGCGATCTCTTGCTGGCCGAGTGATGGTTTTGAGCAGCACAATCACCCCATCGATGAAAACGCTTAATGTGGCCGAAAAATTAGTCGTTAATTTCCAAATTCCAGACCTCAATCACGACGAAGCGAAAAAGATTTTGCGGGAATATGACATTAAAGATCAAGAACTCTGGCTAGGTTTTATCCGTACCTATAACGGTAACCCCCTTCATTTACGTCTACTCTGTAGTGCAATTCGGGAGTGGCATGGTGCTTCGATTGCTAGGTTTCAGCAGCAAAATACAGTTATCGGTGGGGACACTCTGCGAGACATTTTGCGCCAGCTGACTGAGCCTGTGACAGAGTTTGAAAAAAAGATTTTAAACTGGCTCATGCTCTGGGGGCAGCCGATTAATCTACCGCAGTTACAGGATTATTTTGTTGATAAAGTCACATTTCCGACGCAGGTTTGGGATGCAATTCGTTCTTTAGAGCGGCGCTTTTTACTAGATAAAAGCAATAATACGGAGCTGCCTATTTTGAAGTTAAAGCCATCCATTCACCGTTATTTGATGCAGGAGTTTGTTCAAGGTTATTGTGAGGAATTATGGGTGGCGATCGCCGCGGGTTACGAGCTAGCCGAGCTTCGTTTACTTCGGGATTATCAGCTCATTATTAATGGCACGATGCCCAAAACAATAGAAACAGTTCCTCCAGTGATCGCCGCAATTTTAAAGGGGTTACGGCAAAAAAGTGGTAGTGATGATCGCCTAAATTTCCACCTCGATCAACTCACCTTAGCGACCCAGGCAAACCCAAGCCTCTGCCAACCCCACGGACTGTTTAACCTAAATCTTCTCAGTCAATCCGCAAACTTACTCGTACCATCCATCTGA
- a CDS encoding FTR1 family protein encodes MGISAALPTFFITLREGFEAALVVGIVLACLYKAEQPQLKSWVYGGVAAGIAASILVGWGLWGILSGVSSGDGLYTPVFRQVLEGGFGVVAIAMLSWMLIWMTRQAKSLKSDMEGAIQAALAETGTAGWAVFWVIFIAVLREGFETVVFIVAQFQSGWLMPGLGAIGGLSVATIMGFALFALGVRINISAFFQIMGVFLLLIIAGLVVGVLKHVDVGLAAFAHIQTQYQALCISPAPSCVLGIQVWDGSSFLPETQFPGIVLKTLFGYRQTLYLAQAIAYVLFLVSVGTLYLNSLGLFARSKS; translated from the coding sequence ATGGGAATTAGTGCAGCGTTACCTACATTTTTTATTACTTTACGAGAAGGGTTTGAAGCGGCTCTTGTGGTTGGAATTGTGCTTGCTTGTCTCTACAAAGCGGAGCAGCCCCAGTTAAAAAGTTGGGTCTATGGTGGTGTGGCCGCCGGGATCGCGGCAAGTATTCTCGTGGGTTGGGGTTTGTGGGGGATTTTGTCTGGAGTTTCTTCTGGCGATGGGCTTTATACGCCTGTTTTTCGGCAAGTGCTTGAGGGGGGATTCGGGGTGGTGGCGATCGCCATGTTGAGTTGGATGTTGATCTGGATGACCCGCCAGGCAAAATCGCTGAAATCAGATATGGAGGGCGCAATTCAAGCGGCACTCGCTGAAACTGGGACGGCAGGTTGGGCTGTATTTTGGGTGATATTTATTGCTGTACTGCGAGAAGGCTTTGAAACAGTGGTCTTTATCGTGGCGCAATTTCAGTCAGGTTGGCTGATGCCGGGTCTCGGTGCTATTGGCGGTTTGTCCGTGGCAACGATCATGGGGTTTGCTCTCTTTGCTTTGGGTGTACGTATTAATATCAGCGCCTTTTTTCAAATTATGGGTGTGTTTTTGCTGCTGATTATTGCTGGTTTAGTAGTTGGCGTTTTGAAGCATGTTGATGTGGGATTAGCAGCTTTTGCCCATATTCAGACTCAATATCAAGCCTTGTGTATTTCTCCCGCGCCGTCCTGCGTTCTGGGAATTCAGGTTTGGGATGGCTCTAGTTTTTTGCCTGAAACACAGTTTCCCGGCATCGTCCTAAAAACGTTATTTGGCTATCGTCAAACACTTTATCTTGCCCAGGCGATCGCCTATGTTTTGTTTCTCGTGTCCGTCGGAACACTCTACCTGAATAGTTTGGGACTATTCGCTAGATCAAAATCTTAG